From Candidatus Fermentibacter sp.:
CGCTGTCTCGTGGGCTCGGAGATGTGTATAAGAGACAGCCTCGGTCCAGGCGAGCCCCGTGGCCACCCCCACCCTGGGCTCCCTGCCAGCGGTCTCGGAGAAAAACCTCACCGGTCCGAGGAAGTCGGCCACGGAGCTGCCGGTGATGCTCGCCGCGACGTTCTCCCCCGAGGCGACCCTCACGGCCACCCTTCTGCAGATCTTGCCGATCTGCCTCTCCAGCTCCCTCACCCCGGCCTCGCGCGTGTACCCGTCGACTATCGCCCTGAGCCCGCTCCGGTGGAATCTGGCGTTCCGGCCGACCAGGCCGTTGTTCTTGACCTGCTTGGGAACGAGATAGCGCCTGGCTATCTCGAGCTTCTCGGCCCCGGTGTAGCCGGAGAGCCTCAGGACCTCCATCCTGTCGAGGAGGGGCGAAGGGATGGTGTCGAGCTGGTTCGCGGTGGTGATGAACTCGACCCTGCGCAGGTCGAACGCCACGTTGAGATAGTTGTCCCTGAAGCTGAAGTTCTGCTCGGGGTCGAGGACCTCGAGCAGGGCGGAGGTGGGATCCCCCCTGAAGTCGCGGCCGATCTTGTCGACCTCGTCCAGCATGAAGACCGGATTGTTGGTCCCCGCCTCCCTCAGGCCCTGGACTATCCTGCCGGGCATCGCACCCACGTAGGTCCGCCTGTGGCCCCTTATCTCGGCCTCGTCGTGGACCCCCCCGAGGGAGATCCTGACGAAACGCCTTCCCATGGCTCTTGCGATGCTCTTGCCCATCGAAGTCTTGCCGACGCCGGGCGGGCCCACGAAGCACAGGATGGGGCTGGGCGCGGACGGATTCAGTTTCTTCACGGCCAGGAACTCGAGGATCCTCTCCTTGACGTCCTTGAGGTCGTAGTGATCCTCGTCGAGGATCCGCCTGGCCTCCGACACGTCCAGCGAGTCCTCGGAGCCCTCCATCCAGGGCAGGGCGAGGATCCACTCGATGTACGTCCTCGAGACCGCCACCTCGGGAGTGCCCGCGGGCATCCTGGCGAGGCGGTCCAGCTCCTCCTCGGCGGCCTTCCTGACCTCCTCCGGGAGCCTCACGGAATCCAGCCTGTCCCTGAGTTCGGCAGCCTCGGGATTGTCGCCCTCGCCCGACCCGAGTTCCTTCTGGATGGCCTTCATCTGTTCCTTGAGCCAGTACTCCTTCTGATCCTTCTCCATCTCCGAGCGGACCTGGCTCTGGATCCTGTTCCTCAGCTTGAGGATCTTCACTTCCTTCGCCATGAGGTCCGACAGGAGCCTCAGCCGGTTGAGGATGTCGTCCTCTTCGAGGATCCTCTGCTTGTCGGCGACGCCCGCCTCTATCCCGCCGGCCGCCACGAAGCCGAGCCTCTCGGGATCCCTGAGCAGGCCCACGAGCTGAACCTCGTCGGGAACGCCCGGTGAGAGCTCCACGATCTGCTTGAGCTGCATCTCGATGTTCTTGCGCCAGGCCTCCATCTCCTCGTCGCGGCCCGGGAGCTCCGTTTCGAGCCTCTCGATCCTCGCGACGAAGTAGGGATTAGTCTGGACGTACTCGACTATCCTGAACCTGACCAGGCCCTTCAGACTCAGCCTGATCACGTCGCCGGGGAACCTGTAGAGCTTGACGATCCCGGCCGCGGTGCCCACGCCGAAGAGATCATCCGGCTCCACCGGGATGGTGTCCTGGTTCCTGACGGCCACCAGCCCGACTATCTTGTTCCCCACCACAGCGTCGTCCACGAGGCTGATCTGGGCCGTGTCGGTCACGGTGAGGGGTATCAGCGCGAACGGGAACGCCACCCCGTCCTGGAGCGGAAGGATGGGGATGGTATCGGGGAGCTTGAAACCGTTCTCCTCAGTCATCCGGATTCTCCTGGTCGACCCTGATGCCGACGGACCCGCCGGGGGCCTTGGGCATCTCGATGCAGAGGACGCCGTCCCTCATCGAAGCTCTCATACCGTCTACGTCTATCCTGCAGGGAAGCTGGACGTCGCGCTCGAACCGCCCGGTGCGGATCTCGAGCCTCTCGGCGGACAGCCCGGTTTCGGGGGGCCTCCTGGTCCCCCTGACGATCACAGAACGGGGATTCGCGAAGAGTTCGACCTCCCCGAGGATCATCCCCGGGAGTTCGACGTGCAGGACGAGCATGTCGTCCGTCTCGTACAGGTCGACGGGCGGTGCCCAGAAGCCCGCGAAACCCTGGATCAACGCCCTGTCCGCCAGTCCTATTCGATGTCGAAGCGGATCTGGACCGTGGTAGTGACCTCCACGGGCTGGCCGCCCTGGGTCGCGGGCTGGAAGCGCCACTGCCTCACGGCGTCTGCGGCGGCCTGTCCGCATCCGAGCCCAAGCGGATCGTTGGTGACCTGGACATCGGTCACCGAACCGTCGGTGCCGACCCTGACATCGAGGGTGACGTAACCGTGGAGGTCGCCCCTCTCGCTGGCCATTGCCGGGATGGACGGGGCGGACTGCTGGATCGCGAAGGGCGGTATCACGGGCTGTTCCTCGATGATGTCGGGCTGCTGCACCCTCTCGGCGGCCGTGTACCTGATCATCGTGTCCTCGCCGAGCGTGATCGTCACCGAAGTGGTCTGGTCCTCGTAATCGGGGTTCGTGAGGCTCACGGAGTAGGTTCCGGGCTCGAGCTCGATGGGGGGCAGCGGAGTCTGGCCGTAGGACTGCCCGTCGATCGTGACCTCGGCCCATGGCTCCGGCCCGATCAGCAGCCTGCCCGTGGTGACGATCTCGACGGGAGACACGGTCTGGCTGAATCCGTCGGCGCCGAGGGTGATGGACCTGGACCAGTCCTCGTGCCCCTCCATCCTCACCAGCACGGTGTGGGGCCCCCTGTCTGCGATGTGGGTGACCCTCCTGCCGGTTCCGACCTGCACCCCGTCGACCATGAAGACGGCGTTACCCTCGATGTCGCCGGCCAGGGTCAGGGAGATCTGGGATGTCTGCGACGAGAGGAGGGCCAGGGCCTGGTCGAATCCCGCGGGAGTGTCGACCAGCACGGTCTCGGGCAGGGAGTTGTACCCGTCGAGAACCGCCTGGAAGACGTGCAGGCCCGTGGGCAGGCTGACGGTGAGCGAGTCGGTCTCCTCGCCGTCGACGAGGAATGTGACCGTGCCGGGAGCGGGCTGCGGCTCGCCCTCCGGCATCAGTATGCTGAAACTCACAGGGACCGTGCTCGTTCCCATGGAGTCGAGGACGACCGCCTCGTCGAGAGTGAAGCCCTGCTGGAGATCCAGGGTGCGGGAATAGACTTCGTAACCCTGTGCCCTGATCTCGAGCTGCCTCGTTCCGAAGTCGACGCCGGTCAGGATGTATGCTCCGGTGGAGTCTCTGAAGAGGGCCTCCCCGTCCAGGGTCACCGAGAGGTCCTCGGGACCCTGTACCGCGAGGGAGATCGAGTAGGGCTGCACCTGGGGGACGTCGGGGACGTCGGGCGGGCGCGGCTTCAGAATGGCCAGCAGCAGCAGGCCCGTGACCGCGAGGGCCACGACCCCGATCACGATGAAGAGGATGGGGTTCCTGCGGCGGGGTTCGGCGGCCGCAGCCGCGGCACGCACGGGTTCCTCGCGGCGGACGGCCGCGGGGGCCGCCTCCTCGACGGGCGCGCGGACGGGTCCTGGAGCCGGCTCTCCGACGGGGATGGCCACCTTCTGGAGCTTGTCGAAGAGCTCTCTGACCGTGGCGTCCCTGGGGTACTTCTCCCGCGCGGCCGCGGCTTCCTCCAGGGCTTCGGAGAACTCGTTCGCGGATATCCTGCGGCGTATCGACGCAACAGCCGATGAGGCGTCCCTGGCGGCGGCCGGGGCTGCCGTAGCCGCCGGGACCTCTATGAGA
This genomic window contains:
- the lon gene encoding endopeptidase La — its product is MTEENGFKLPDTIPILPLQDGVAFPFALIPLTVTDTAQISLVDDAVVGNKIVGLVAVRNQDTIPVEPDDLFGVGTAAGIVKLYRFPGDVIRLSLKGLVRFRIVEYVQTNPYFVARIERLETELPGRDEEMEAWRKNIEMQLKQIVELSPGVPDEVQLVGLLRDPERLGFVAAGGIEAGVADKQRILEEDDILNRLRLLSDLMAKEVKILKLRNRIQSQVRSEMEKDQKEYWLKEQMKAIQKELGSGEGDNPEAAELRDRLDSVRLPEEVRKAAEEELDRLARMPAGTPEVAVSRTYIEWILALPWMEGSEDSLDVSEARRILDEDHYDLKDVKERILEFLAVKKLNPSAPSPILCFVGPPGVGKTSMGKSIARAMGRRFVRISLGGVHDEAEIRGHRRTYVGAMPGRIVQGLREAGTNNPVFMLDEVDKIGRDFRGDPTSALLEVLDPEQNFSFRDNYLNVAFDLRRVEFITTANQLDTIPSPLLDRMEVLRLSGYTGAEKLEIARRYLVPKQVKNNGLVGRNARFHRSGLRAIVDGYTREAGVRELERQIGKICRRVAVRVASGENVAASITGSSVADFLGPVRFFSETAGREPRVGVATGLAWTEAVSYTHLRAHETA
- a CDS encoding Hsp20/alpha crystallin family protein; amino-acid sequence: MIQGFAGFWAPPVDLYETDDMLVLHVELPGMILGEVELFANPRSVIVRGTRRPPETGLSAERLEIRTGRFERDVQLPCRIDVDGMRASMRDGVLCIEMPKAPGGSVGIRVDQENPDD
- a CDS encoding TonB family protein, producing the protein MSASDDRVNDLLRTARRQVESGDRDQALQTLRKALDLDPSNADVREEIQSIEREIAAMKVFKRSRTMRAHATEEAKGPASEGFVEECIRRSQEAMDAGDEIRALQELERARRQEAENEEINRRIKSIKRSIKANNLADLGFTRLRSGDPAGALEQAWNIFNFWALAPALGKLVSELERVQAPAPAVRPAGEPEELEIDTEDLIEVPAATAAPAAARDASSAVASIRRRISANEFSEALEEAAAAREKYPRDATVRELFDKLQKVAIPVGEPAPGPVRAPVEEAAPAAVRREEPVRAAAAAAEPRRRNPILFIVIGVVALAVTGLLLLAILKPRPPDVPDVPQVQPYSISLAVQGPEDLSVTLDGEALFRDSTGAYILTGVDFGTRQLEIRAQGYEVYSRTLDLQQGFTLDEAVVLDSMGTSTVPVSFSILMPEGEPQPAPGTVTFLVDGEETDSLTVSLPTGLHVFQAVLDGYNSLPETVLVDTPAGFDQALALLSSQTSQISLTLAGDIEGNAVFMVDGVQVGTGRRVTHIADRGPHTVLVRMEGHEDWSRSITLGADGFSQTVSPVEIVTTGRLLIGPEPWAEVTIDGQSYGQTPLPPIELEPGTYSVSLTNPDYEDQTTSVTITLGEDTMIRYTAAERVQQPDIIEEQPVIPPFAIQQSAPSIPAMASERGDLHGYVTLDVRVGTDGSVTDVQVTNDPLGLGCGQAAADAVRQWRFQPATQGGQPVEVTTTVQIRFDIE